In Oreochromis aureus strain Israel breed Guangdong linkage group 20, ZZ_aureus, whole genome shotgun sequence, the following are encoded in one genomic region:
- the LOC116331147 gene encoding transcription initiation factor TFIID subunit 4 translates to MRLTNERSWEKMAAGSDLLGDVFLSTEVDEKVVSDLVGSLESELTETRRDNTTARAPSAENHGGNSAVGTSLNVQGSKMGLSQQELAKAGTGAQGGVSNSTGSLGSSMDGAAGITSTAGPSVTATQSQSKSDAASGVVTVTLDATAGAGKPGGTGAQTLNGSAVVMNCQITAGGPADSNNSQPGAVTLLNNGPVSVSKPSAAGLPGTPSTIIRATLNAQNVVTSSVISSQPSVKTVPTVTLVRPPMQTSMNPSPSTGSPTTVLTSPSVSVTSTTGSPASKTDCPKAIMPTGAHVVASVVATGTTATVRSPTVLQGLRTSVPSTVAATPPGGIRTIVPQVLAPRLAQPQQNAPNIQNIQLPPGMVLVRSESGQLLMIPQQALAQMQAQSQSQSAMTPRPPAPTSTPPVQITSLQAPGAPLLARPVTPTTIIKQCSTVQTTVTATTALQRPPVLQNTIMLGGVATTAGQPLGTATMVQPGSASTAVAQRVGPVGATATPVTPTPVTAETLENVKKCRNFLSTLIKLASSGKQSSETTANVKELVKNLLEAKIESEDFTSRLYQELNSSPQPYLVPFLKRSLPALRQMTPDSEAFIQQSLLPQLSPQPAAAASTALTAVVLRPPLSTAITTTTSPATTKTTVISLTQTPHSKPGLIVPQQQGTIVRPPVTLAQSAVVTLRGQTHSRIIVGQPQVIKQLQTIPAVKQTLAPAPKGIQVFSQPSFGTAQKNKLKEGGTFRDDDDINDVASMAGVNLSEESARILATNSELVGMVTRSCKDETFLSTSLLTRIVLEIGKKFSVSELGTDVINYISHATQQRLQDVLEKVSQVAQQKNLTFKEDEQYEQASDVRTQLKFFEQLDQMEKQRKEEQEREILLKAAKSRSRQEDPEQLRLKQKAKEMQQQELAQIRQREANLTALAAIGPRKKRKMDSPGRGANAEGSGSCPSQTGGSGGTGSRQFMRQRITRVNLRDLLFCLENERGTSHSHLLYKGFLK, encoded by the exons ATGCGTCTCACGAACGAGCGTAGCTGGGAAAAGATGGCGGCGGGCTCCGATTTGCTGGGTGATGTTTTCTTGAGTACAGAGGTGGACGAAAAAGTAGTTAGTGACCTAGTTGGATCCCTGGAGTCTGAACTAACAGAAACAAGGCGCGATAACACAACCGCTAGGGCCCCGTCTGCAGAAAATCACGGCGGAAACTCAGCTGTAGGTACTAGTTTAAATGTTCAGGGTAGCAAAATGGGACTTTCACAACAAGAGCTTGCTAAGGCAG GGACAGGAGCGCAAGGAGGTGTCAGTAACAGTACGGGGTCCCTGGGTTCAAGCATGGATGGGGCAGCAGGGATCACATCGACGGCAGGACCGAGTGTGACGGCCACTCAGAGTCAGTCCAAGTCGGACGCAGCCAGCGGAGTTGTTACGGTTACACTAGATGCAACAGCTGGCGCTGGCAAACCTGGAGGGACCGGTGCGCAAACTCTGAATGGAAGTGCCGTGGTGATGAACTGTCAAATAACCGCAGGCGGACCCGCTGACAGCAACAACTCGCAGCCCGGTGCTGTCACACTCCTCAACAACGGACCTGTTTCTGTGAGCAAACCGAGCGCAGCAGGTCTGCCTGGAACACCTAGTACTATTATCCGAGCTACTTTGAACGCGCAAAATGTTGTGACTTCGTCTGTTATCTCGTCCCAGCCTTCTGTGAAAACTGTTCCCACAGTCACACTGGTGAGGCCACCTATGCAAACCTCCATGAACCCTTCGCCAAGTACAGGCAGTCCAACCACAGTTTTAACGTCACCGTCTGTCAGTGTTACCAGCACGACTGGCTCTCCTGCTAGCAAAACTGACTGCCCAAAAGCTATAATGCCTACTGGTGCCCACGTCGTGGCTTCAGTTGTTGCTACAGGGACGACAGCGACAGTGAGGAGTCCGACTGTTTTGCAGGGCTTGAGGACTTCAGTACCTTCAACAGTTGCTGCAACTCCTCCCGGTGGAATAAGAACTATTGTTCCACAGGTGTTAGCTCCTCGACTCGCTCAGCCTCAACAAAACGCCCCAAAtatccaaaacattcagctgcCTCCAG GAATGGTCTTGGTTCGCAGTGAGAGTGGGCAACTGCTGATGATTCCCCAGCAGGCTTTGGCTCAGATGCAAGCTCAGTCGCAGTCACAAAGCGCCATGACTCCACGACCTCCAGCTCCCACAAGCACTCCACCTGTCCAGATCACATCCCTACAG GCACCAGGTGCACCACTGCTGGCTCGTCCTGTTACTCCCACCACCATTATTAAACAGTGTTCCACAGTTCAGACCACTGTGACAGCTACCACCGCACTACAGAGGCCTCCTGTTCTGCAG AACACCATCATGCTGGGAGGAGTTGCTACCACCGCAGGACAGCCGCTAGGAACCGCCACCATGGTGCAGCCCGGATCTGCCTCCACAGCAGTAGCACAGAGGGTGGGGCCTGTTGGGGCTACTGCGACCCCTGTCACTCCGACACCCGTCACAGCT GAGACACTGGAGAATGTGAAAAAATGTAGGAATTTTCTGTCGACACTGATCAAGCTGGCATCCAGTGGGAAACAGTCGTCTGAGACCACAGCCAATGTTAAGGAGCTCGTCAAGAACCTACTG GAAGCAAAGATAGAGTCGGAAGATTTTACCAGTAGGTTATACCAGGAGCTCAACTCATCACCGCAGCCATACCTTGTACCTTTTCTCAAG AGAAGTCTTCCAGCGCTGCGCCAGATGACCCCAGATTCAGAGGCCTTCATCCAACAAAGCCTGCTGCCTCAGCTGAGCCCTCAGCCTGCAGCGGCAGCCTCCACAGCACTCACTGCTGTGGTGCTGCGACCTCCTCTCTCCACCGCCATCACTACAACCACCAGCCCTGCCACAACCAAAACCACAGTTATCAGCCTTACACAGACGCCTCACAGTAAACCGGGACtg ATAGTACCCCAGCAACAGGGGACCATTGTGAGGCCACCGGTGACGCTGGCTCAGTCTGCCGTGGTAACACTGAGAGGACAAACTCACAGTCGCATCATCGTGGGCCAGCCACAGGTTATCAAACAGCTACAAACAA TACCAGCAGTGAAGCAGACATTGGCTCCAGCACCCAAAGGAATACAAGTTTTCAGTCAGCCTTCCTTCGGTACAGCTCAGAAGAACAAGCTGAAGGAAGGAGGCACTTTCAG GGACGATGACGATATCAACGATGTGGCCTCAATGGCAGGAGTCAACTTGTCAGAAGAGAGTGCCCGTATCTTAGCAACCAACTCTGAGCTTGTTGGCATGGTGACTCGTTCCTGTAAGGACGAGACCTTCCTTTCCACCTCTTTACTCACCCGGATAGTTCTGGAGATTG GTAAGAAGTTCAGTGTCAGTGAGTTGGGCACAGATGTGATCAACTACATTTCCCATGCCACACAGCAGCGACTGCAAGACGTACTGGAAAAGGTGTCACAAGTTGCACAGCAGAAGAACTTGACTTTTAAG GAAGATGAACAGTATGAGCAGGCGAGCGATGTGCGAACCCAGCTCAAATTCTTTGAGCAGCTGGATCAAATGGAGAAGCAAAGGAAGgaagagcaggagagagagatcCTCTTGAAAGCTGCCAAG TCTCGGTCACGACAAGAAGACCCGGAGCAACTCCGACTGAAACAGAAGGCCAAAGAA atgcagcagcaggagctggcTCAAATCAGGCAGAGAGAAGCCAACCTAACAGCGCTGGCAGCAATCGGCCCAAGGAAAAAGCGGAAAATGGACTCACCGGGTAGGGGTGCCAATGCAGAG GGATCAGGGTCGTGTCCCTCTCAGACTGGAGGCTCAGGTGGAACAGGCTCCAGACAGTTTATGCGACAGCGCATCACTAGAGTcaacctcagggacctgctctTCTGTCTGGAGAATGAAAGGGGAACCAGTCACTCACACCTGCTCTATAAAGGCTTCCTCAAATAG
- the lsm14b gene encoding protein LSM14 homolog B codes for MASKPYIGCKVSLLSKAQNRYEGILYTIDAANSTVVLAEVKCFGTEGRPTDRPTSPKDDVYEYITFRGSDIKDITLGEPPRYHHGLPQDPAIIQTSSSGSSSIQPTVGSLSPLRMPAYNQLAASSLLNQQYVAALGLGPLLQGLHAQRGPMVEKAVQTVSVRTFRQRRGASASQQQEQQQEEQGQQQQQQRNRRQPKWTRGTNIQTTRVTGATMQSDPSGSTSQDSQQQNAETRPPARKRQGPRRRRNRRRGQLMVANAPSPTLKFDTDFDFDSSNAQFIKEELEEKVQERLTLRDGNSEGTETEGLQLTSGEDRLAPKCYYDKAKSFFDNISSDNGLRLTWAEERKRNLETFGVPGRFLRGQGFRGGYARRGRGAARV; via the exons ATGGCTTCGAAGCCATACATTGGCTGTAAAGTATCACTCCTCTCAAAAGCCCAAAATCGTTATGAAGGGATTTTGTATACAATTGATGCAGCGAACAGCACAGTAGTTTTGGCAGAAG TCAAGTGTTTTGGAACTGAGGGACGGCCAACAGATAGGCCAACGTCACCCAAAGATGATGTCTATGAGTACATTACTTTCCGGGGAAGTGATATTAAGGATATTACACTGGGTGAACCTCCAAGGTATCACCATGGCCTGCCTCAAGATCCTGCGATAATACAG ACCTCCAGTTCAGGCTCTTCAAGCATCCAACCTACTGTTGGATCACTCAGCCCCTTAAGGATGCCTGCCTACAACCAGCTTGCTGCTAGCTCTCTGCTTAATCAGCAGTATGTTGCAGCTCTTGGCCTTG GGCCTTTACTTCAAGGCTTACATGCTCAAAGAGGTCCCATGGTGGAAAAGGCTGTTCAAACCGTCAGTGTAAGGACATTTAGGCAGAGGAGAGGTGCAAGTGCAtcccagcagcaggagcagcaacaagaagaacaagggcagcagcaacagcagcagaggaATAGGAGGCAGCCTAAGTGGACGAGAGGAACAAATATTCAAACCACAAGGGTCACTGGAGCCACCA TGCAATCAGACCCAAGTGGATCCACTTCTCAGGACAGTCAGCAGCAAAATGCTGAAACCAGGCCACCTGCTAGAAAAAGACAAG GGCCTCGACGGCGCAGGAACCGCAGAAGAGGCCAGCTGATGGTGGCTAATGCTCCATCTCCCACCCTTAAATTTGACACAGACTTTGATTTTGATTCCTCAAACGCACAATTCATTAAGGAGGAGCTTGAGGAGAAGGTCCAGGAGAGGCTGACTCTAAGAG atgGGAATTCTGAAGGAACGGAAACGGAAGGGTTGCAGCTGACTTCAGGGGAGGATCGTTTAGCACCAAAGTGCTACTATGACAAAGCAAAGTCTTTCTTTGACAACATCTCATCTGATAATGGGCTCAG ACTGACATGGGCAGAGGAGCGAAAGCGCAATCTGGAGACTTTTGGTGTCCCTGGGCGTTTCCTGAGGGGCCAAGGATTCAGAGGTGGATATGCCAGAAGAGGACGAGGTGCTGCCAGAGTCTAA